A section of the Amblyomma americanum isolate KBUSLIRL-KWMA chromosome 2, ASM5285725v1, whole genome shotgun sequence genome encodes:
- the LOC144120698 gene encoding dehydrogenase/reductase SDR family member 7-like — protein MACCLVSWLLYLGVPWLLAFAAWLKLADADLTLLFKSKFGRPVRTLQGKVIWVTGASSGIGEYLAYELAKVGCRLVLSGTNLENLELVKKNCLDFGKDKGTEVLVLPFSICDYSSHSEQLQKVLDHFGKLDVLVNNAGRSQRASFEEIPVEIDKEMFDCNVFGAISLTRCVVKYFKEKGLHGHIVVTSSTAGKLGAPFSATYTGSKHALQGYFECLRLEAVLMGGLDVTITCPGPVFSRIRERAFTATPGKLYNMKDTPKSRLMPTERCAQLIAVAMANKMDEVWISQHPILLTMYMAQYMPSIFRNYVMKLLFTKERVMKLREGQ, from the exons ATGGCGTGCTGCTTAGTGTCTTGGCTGCTCTACCTGGGAGTACCCTGGCTTCTAGCCTTCGCGGCATGGCTTAAACTTGCCGACGCCGACCTGACGCTGCTGTTTAAGTCAAAGTTCGGCCGCCCAGTCA GAACCCTCCAAGGGAAAGTAATATGGGTCACAGGAGCATCGAGCGGCATTGGCGAGTACCTTGCGTACGAATTGGCCAAAGTGGGTTGCCGCCTGGTGTTGTCTGGCACGAACTTGGAAAACTTGGAGCTTGTCAAGAAGAATTGTCTTG ACTTTGGAAAAGACAAAGGCACGGAAGTCCTTGTTCTTCCATTCAGCATTTGCGACTACTCATCACATTCGGAGCAGCTTCAGAAAGTCCTAGACCATTTTGGAAAG TTGGATGTGTTGGTTAACAATGCTGGCCGCAGCCAGCGTGCATCCTTTGAGGAAATTCCTGTCGAGATTGACAAGGAGATGTTCGACTGCAATGTCTTTGGTGCCATATCGCTGACACGATGTGTGGTAAAGTACTTCAAGGAAAAGGGTCTACATGGCCACATTGTGGTTACTAGCAGCACTGCAGGGAAGCTGG gtGCCCCCTTCTCTGCCACCTACACTGGCTCTAAACATGCACTGCAG GGCTACTTTGAGTGCCTGCGTTTGGAGGCTGTGCTGATGGGAGGTCTAGATGTTACCATCACCTGTCCTGGGCCTGTCTTCTCACGCATCCGAGAACGTGCCTTCACTGCCACACCTGGCAAG TTGTACAACATGAAAGACACGCCCAAGTCTCGACTGATGCCCACTGAACGCTGTGCTCAGCTCATCGCAGTCGCCATGGCCAACAAGATGGATGAGGTCTGGATTTCCCAGCATCCCATCTTGCTCACCATGTACATGGCGCAGTACATGCCCTCCATTTTCAGAAA